One Ignavibacterium sp. DNA segment encodes these proteins:
- a CDS encoding response regulator transcription factor, with the protein MKKRRVLSLFFFITLSMKILVVEDEKKVASFIKKGLEEEYYSVDVAFDGKEGLRLALYEEYDLMILDLMLPYKDGLTILKEIRNGKVLTPVLILTARDTVQDKVNGLDTGADDYLAKPFSFEELLARIRALLRRNSQDKNNILKVSDLILDIHSHKALRNNVEIPLTLKEFSILEYLVRNKNRVISRTRLSEHIYEFHFDPETNVIDVFINKLRNKIDKGFQKQIIQTVRGVGYLIKDD; encoded by the coding sequence ATGAAAAAAAGGAGAGTATTATCTCTCTTTTTTTTTATAACTTTAAGTATGAAAATACTTGTTGTTGAAGATGAAAAGAAAGTTGCATCCTTTATAAAAAAGGGATTAGAGGAAGAATATTATTCTGTTGATGTTGCATTTGACGGGAAAGAGGGATTAAGGCTTGCCTTATATGAAGAATATGACCTAATGATCCTTGACCTGATGCTGCCATACAAAGATGGGCTTACAATTCTTAAAGAAATCCGGAATGGAAAAGTTTTGACTCCAGTGCTGATTTTAACTGCAAGAGACACTGTTCAAGACAAAGTAAACGGACTTGATACCGGTGCAGATGATTATCTTGCCAAACCATTTTCATTCGAAGAATTATTAGCAAGGATCAGAGCGCTTCTCAGAAGAAACTCACAGGATAAAAACAATATTCTTAAAGTCAGTGATTTGATTTTAGATATACATTCACATAAAGCACTTAGAAATAACGTGGAAATTCCGCTGACTCTTAAAGAGTTTTCAATTCTGGAGTATTTAGTGAGAAACAAAAACCGGGTTATTTCGAGAACCAGACTATCAGAACATATTTATGAATTTCACTTTGACCCCGAAACAAATGTTATAGATGTTTTCATAAACAAATTACGAAACAAAATTGATAAGGGATTTCAAAAACAAATTATCCAGACTGTAAGAGGTGTAGGTTATCTAATAAAAGATGATTAA
- a CDS encoding DUF1015 family protein: protein MAVIRSFKALRPTKEKSQLVASVPYDVVNREEAAHFAEGNPLSYLHITRSEIDLPEVKDVYSKEVYLKAKENLANITKTAPLKIDEKPHFYLYRLIMNGRAQTGICATFSVDDYDNDVILKHEKTRKAKEDDRTNHIIITEAQTGVVFLTYRGVKTVNEIVDKTLNDVTPEYDFTAPDGIKHTVWILPDEYNNVIVDEFKKIAKLYIADGHHRAKSASRAKEEKMKSNSNHTGSEEYNYFIAVIFPEEQLKILPYNRVVFDLNGLSKADFMDSAAQKFTITKTENKEPKSKNTFCMYIDKEWFELKPRDSVFASLSLEKSVGEKLDVSILQNFLLNPILGIDDPRTNNRIDFIGGIRGTKELEKLVDSGKAAVAFSLYPVGLDDLMNISDAGEVMPPKSTWFEPKLRDGLLTHLI, encoded by the coding sequence ATGGCAGTTATCAGATCTTTTAAAGCACTTAGACCAACGAAAGAAAAATCACAATTAGTTGCAAGCGTACCTTATGATGTTGTTAATCGGGAAGAAGCCGCGCATTTTGCCGAAGGAAATCCGCTTAGCTATTTACACATTACCAGATCAGAAATTGATCTGCCCGAAGTTAAAGATGTTTACTCAAAGGAAGTATATCTGAAAGCAAAAGAAAATCTTGCAAATATCACAAAAACTGCCCCTTTAAAAATTGATGAAAAACCACACTTCTATCTTTACAGATTAATTATGAATGGAAGAGCACAGACAGGAATTTGTGCAACTTTTTCTGTGGATGATTATGATAATGATGTTATTCTTAAGCACGAAAAAACCCGCAAAGCAAAAGAAGATGACAGAACAAATCATATTATTATAACCGAAGCACAAACCGGAGTTGTATTTCTAACTTATCGCGGAGTTAAAACTGTAAATGAGATTGTTGACAAAACTTTAAATGATGTAACTCCGGAATATGATTTTACTGCACCCGATGGAATTAAACACACTGTTTGGATTCTGCCTGATGAATACAACAATGTTATCGTTGATGAGTTTAAAAAGATAGCCAAACTTTACATTGCTGATGGACATCATCGTGCAAAAAGTGCAAGCCGTGCAAAAGAAGAAAAGATGAAATCAAATTCAAATCATACCGGCAGCGAAGAATATAATTATTTTATTGCTGTTATTTTTCCGGAAGAACAGTTAAAGATTTTACCCTACAATCGTGTTGTGTTTGATCTTAACGGATTAAGTAAAGCTGATTTTATGGATTCGGCTGCACAGAAATTCACAATTACAAAAACTGAAAACAAAGAACCAAAATCAAAAAACACTTTTTGTATGTATATTGATAAAGAATGGTTTGAGCTAAAACCAAGAGATTCTGTTTTTGCAAGCTTATCATTAGAAAAATCTGTCGGAGAAAAACTTGATGTAAGTATTCTTCAGAACTTTTTATTAAATCCTATACTTGGAATTGATGATCCAAGAACTAATAACAGAATTGATTTTATCGGCGGAATACGCGGAACAAAAGAATTGGAAAAACTTGTTGATTCTGGTAAAGCAGCAGTTGCATTTTCACTTTATCCTGTTGGATTAGACGACTTGATGAATATCTCGGATGCCGGAGAAGTGATGCCGCCAAAATCAACATGGTTTGAACCTAAATTGAGAGATGGACTTTTAACACATTTAATTTAA
- a CDS encoding GxxExxY protein, protein MVYEDVKPDVGYRFDLIVENKLIIECKSVETLNDVHLSQVLTYLKLSKYKLGALINFNVKLLKDGLKRIIL, encoded by the coding sequence TTGGTCTATGAAGATGTAAAGCCTGATGTTGGATATAGATTTGATTTAATTGTAGAAAACAAATTGATTATTGAGTGTAAATCGGTTGAGACTTTAAATGATGTTCATCTTTCACAGGTATTAACATATTTAAAATTGAGTAAATACAAACTTGGCGCACTCATTAATTTTAATGTAAAGCTACTTAAAGATGGATTAAAAAGAATAATCCTCTAA
- a CDS encoding thioredoxin family protein — protein sequence MSKFNQSIIKSFITYDEYKKLFKKQISIDDVNSLSETDKEFFEYRKLNFQRSSRVEKTFTPSDETKKCFLSLTNNQRWFVITESWCGDSAQSLPVIASLAQLSDKIEFNIVLRDSNPEFMNLYLTNGGKSIPKLVVFDNEWRELFNWGPRPEKTQALFNKLKEQGISKTDIIANIQLSYAKDRGKEVEREITNLIQMVS from the coding sequence ATGTCAAAATTCAATCAATCAATTATAAAAAGCTTCATCACTTACGATGAATATAAGAAACTATTTAAGAAACAGATTTCTATTGATGATGTTAATTCGCTTTCCGAAACTGATAAGGAGTTTTTTGAATATAGAAAGTTGAATTTTCAAAGATCATCAAGAGTGGAAAAAACATTTACTCCTTCTGATGAAACTAAAAAATGTTTTTTGTCTTTGACTAATAATCAAAGATGGTTTGTAATTACAGAAAGCTGGTGCGGAGATTCTGCTCAAAGTCTGCCAGTAATTGCAAGTCTGGCGCAGCTTTCCGATAAAATAGAATTCAATATCGTATTAAGGGATTCAAATCCTGAATTTATGAATCTATACCTGACAAATGGAGGAAAAAGTATTCCTAAATTAGTTGTGTTTGATAATGAATGGCGTGAGCTATTTAATTGGGGTCCGAGACCTGAGAAAACACAAGCGTTGTTCAATAAATTAAAAGAACAAGGAATAAGCAAAACAGATATCATTGCTAACATTCAGTTGTCGTATGCCAAAGACCGTGGGAAAGAAGTTGAACGGGAGATTACTAATCTTATACAAATGGTCAGCTAA
- a CDS encoding ATP-binding protein translates to MQINLEKYFKSTRFKTTLWYSIIFLLLEIVLGTIIYIFVNQTMREELDTSLTKQAESIYSFVRESEVNLSEFESDSIYSSPDELVYDIIFEALAFNPNNTYVQVSIKDKVIFRTANLGNNYFKAQPLSDTLSLINYNDTTLSVYPIRAAYLDKNNYMIIAAFPLETISKTLDNLESLYIIIAPVFLFLSFAGGAFLSFKALARIDKIIKRTDEIDTFNLDTLLDGENYADEYGRLVKTLNRMLTRIKGSFEYMNQFAISASHELKTPLTILRGELELALKSSKSKEQYHEIIKSSYEETLRLINIVERLFFITKLDNSIIQLNKTKINLIELITDLIEGFGSIAEEKHLNIILEFPHKNNIVINADADLIRQVLINLIDNAIKYSLENSSVLIKCDKNKNDAVYFSITNKSEPVSKEIIPKLFDRFYRAEISRNRNLGGVGLGLSVVKHIIDLHSFNIKIESDEQGYFTAVVMF, encoded by the coding sequence ATGCAAATAAATTTAGAAAAGTATTTTAAAAGCACACGATTTAAAACCACTCTTTGGTATTCCATTATTTTTCTATTGCTCGAAATAGTATTGGGAACGATAATTTATATTTTTGTTAATCAAACTATGAGGGAAGAGCTTGATACCTCTTTGACTAAACAAGCTGAGTCTATCTACAGCTTTGTCAGAGAAAGTGAAGTTAATCTTTCTGAGTTTGAATCCGATTCTATTTACTCATCTCCTGATGAATTAGTTTATGATATTATTTTTGAAGCACTGGCGTTTAACCCTAATAACACCTATGTTCAAGTGTCAATCAAAGATAAAGTAATCTTCAGAACTGCCAATCTTGGTAATAATTATTTTAAAGCCCAGCCGCTTAGCGATACATTAAGTCTGATTAACTACAACGATACAACTTTGTCTGTATATCCGATTAGAGCTGCATATCTGGATAAGAATAATTATATGATCATTGCCGCTTTTCCGCTCGAAACAATTTCAAAAACTTTAGATAACCTGGAAAGTCTTTATATAATAATTGCACCTGTTTTTCTTTTTCTTTCTTTTGCCGGCGGGGCTTTTCTTTCATTTAAAGCATTAGCACGTATTGACAAAATAATAAAACGGACTGATGAAATTGATACATTTAATCTTGATACTTTGCTTGATGGCGAAAATTATGCAGATGAATATGGAAGGCTTGTAAAAACTCTCAATCGAATGTTAACACGGATTAAAGGCTCTTTTGAATATATGAATCAATTTGCTATCAGTGCATCCCACGAACTGAAAACCCCACTAACTATTTTAAGAGGTGAGTTGGAACTCGCATTAAAATCATCAAAGTCTAAGGAGCAATATCATGAAATCATTAAAAGCAGTTATGAGGAAACTTTAAGATTAATAAATATTGTGGAAAGACTTTTCTTTATTACCAAGCTTGATAATTCAATTATTCAATTAAACAAAACCAAAATTAATTTGATTGAATTAATCACTGATTTGATTGAAGGATTCGGAAGCATTGCTGAAGAGAAACATCTTAATATAATTTTAGAGTTTCCTCACAAGAACAACATTGTTATAAATGCTGATGCTGATCTGATAAGACAAGTATTGATTAATCTGATTGATAACGCAATTAAGTATAGTCTTGAAAACAGCAGCGTTTTAATTAAGTGTGATAAAAATAAGAATGATGCGGTTTATTTTTCCATAACAAATAAGAGTGAGCCGGTTTCAAAAGAAATTATTCCAAAACTTTTTGATAGGTTTTACAGAGCAGAGATATCAAGAAACAGAAATCTTGGCGGAGTTGGACTCGGGCTTTCTGTTGTTAAGCATATAATTGATCTTCATAGTTTTAATATAAAAATTGAAAGTGATGAGCAGGGATACTTTACTGCAGTAGTTATGTTCTGA
- the serC gene encoding 3-phosphoserine/phosphohydroxythreonine transaminase, which yields MEKRIYNFSAGPAILPEEVLLEAQKELFALPGVGMSILEISHRSKTFEAILADAKAGIKNLLSVPDNYEILFLQGGASLQFSMVPLNLMPPKNKADYISTGSWSKKAIKEAKRVGTVNIAATTEEGEGDKKFFKRIPKQSELKLDPDAAYVHFTSNNTIFGTQWQSEPEVGNVPLVCDASSDILHKPIDVSKYGLIYAGAQKNIGPSGVVLVIIRKDLLERSQDSLHTMLNYKIHAENDSMYNTPNTFGIYIIKIVAKYLAGLGGLSKMYEINKAKAKTLYDAIDNSGGFYKGHSEKESRSLMNVTFNLATADLEKKLIDEATKAGFNGLKGHRSVGGLRASIYNAFPAKGVDDLVSFMSDFQKRNS from the coding sequence ATGGAAAAAAGAATCTATAACTTCAGTGCTGGTCCGGCAATCTTACCGGAAGAAGTTTTACTAGAAGCACAAAAAGAATTGTTTGCATTACCGGGAGTCGGAATGTCTATCCTGGAAATTTCTCACCGTTCAAAAACATTTGAAGCTATTCTGGCTGATGCGAAGGCTGGCATAAAAAATTTATTAAGTGTTCCGGATAATTATGAGATATTATTTTTACAAGGCGGTGCAAGCCTTCAGTTTTCAATGGTTCCGTTAAATTTAATGCCTCCTAAAAACAAAGCTGATTATATTTCTACCGGAAGCTGGTCCAAAAAGGCAATTAAAGAAGCAAAGAGAGTAGGAACTGTAAACATAGCAGCAACTACCGAAGAAGGTGAAGGAGATAAGAAATTCTTTAAACGCATTCCGAAACAAAGCGAACTCAAACTTGATCCGGATGCTGCTTATGTTCACTTTACATCCAACAATACAATCTTTGGAACACAATGGCAGAGCGAGCCGGAAGTCGGTAATGTTCCTCTTGTTTGCGATGCATCATCTGATATTCTTCACAAACCAATTGATGTGAGTAAATATGGATTGATATATGCCGGGGCACAAAAAAATATTGGTCCCTCGGGAGTTGTTCTTGTAATTATCAGAAAAGATTTGCTTGAAAGAAGTCAAGACTCGCTGCATACAATGCTTAATTATAAAATCCACGCAGAAAATGATTCTATGTATAATACTCCAAATACATTTGGAATCTATATTATTAAAATCGTTGCTAAATACCTTGCAGGCTTAGGCGGATTGAGCAAGATGTATGAGATAAATAAAGCAAAAGCAAAAACTCTTTATGATGCAATTGATAACAGCGGCGGATTTTATAAAGGACATTCGGAAAAAGAATCCCGCTCTTTGATGAATGTTACCTTTAATCTTGCAACTGCAGATCTTGAGAAAAAATTAATTGATGAAGCAACCAAAGCAGGATTTAACGGTCTGAAAGGTCATCGTTCAGTCGGCGGATTAAGAGCATCAATCTACAATGCCTTCCCGGCAAAAGGTGTAGATGATCTTGTTAGCTTTATGAGTGATTTCCAAAAAAGAAATAGCTAA
- a CDS encoding DUF2203 domain-containing protein, translated as MTTETKYFTPAEARKTLPLVKNIVRDILQATREMRLIADEIESGLQDDTRINKLASDVNGFLAELEEIGCYFKDTRFQIGLIDFPAVIDGEEVFLCWRSDEEDIIYYHSIDAGYSGRKLIPPQYFEKPTI; from the coding sequence ATGACAACTGAAACAAAATATTTTACTCCTGCCGAGGCGAGAAAAACATTACCGTTAGTTAAGAATATCGTCAGGGATATATTGCAGGCAACAAGAGAAATGCGTTTAATTGCTGATGAAATTGAATCCGGTTTACAAGATGATACAAGGATAAATAAATTAGCTTCGGATGTTAACGGGTTTTTAGCCGAGCTTGAAGAGATCGGCTGCTATTTTAAAGATACCAGATTTCAGATAGGGCTTATTGATTTTCCAGCAGTGATTGATGGAGAAGAAGTATTTTTATGCTGGCGAAGTGATGAAGAAGATATAATTTATTATCATAGTATAGATGCCGGATATTCAGGCAGAAAATTAATACCGCCGCAATACTTCGAGAAACCAACGATTTAA